In the genome of Anaerolineaceae bacterium oral taxon 439, the window GGAAACTGCGAAGGCGATGGCTGAGAGCGGGGTCGTCGTCGTTTCCGGTCTGGCGCGCGGCGTCGACGGTGCGGCGCATGCGTCGGCGCTCGCTTCGAGCGGCGATACGATCGCCGTTTTAGGGTCTGGCGTCGACGTTATATATCCCGCGGATCATTCTCATTTGGCGGCCCAGATCGTTCGTCATGGCGCGCTCGTCAGCGATTACCCGCCGGGAACGCAGCCCGAACGTCAGAATTTTCCCCCACGCAATCGGATCATCTCCGGTTTGTCTGTCTGCACGATCGTTATTGAAGCCGGTGAAAAATCAGGGTCGCTGATTACCGCGCGCTTCGCCGCCGAGCAGGGACGGGAAGTTTTCGTCGTTCCTGGAAACCTGCGTGCGCCGCAGTCGGTCGGGACCAACCGGCTGATTCGCGATGGCGCGAGATCGATGCTGTCGATTGAGGACGTCCTGAGTTACCTGGAGACGGCGTCGCCATCGGGCACGGACAGGCCGTTTTTACCCAGGCAGCAGCAGATCGCGTTTGAAGAGCCGATGGAACGGGAGATTATTGAATTAATTCAGAACGAACCGCTGCATGTCGACGAGATCGCGCGTATTTTGAAAATTCCCAGCGGCGTTTTGGGCGCGAAAATGACGCTCCTGGAGCTTAAGGGCTTCATCGATCAGGTTGCTCCAAACGTATATCAGAAGAACTTATCGCTTTTTTGAGCTGCAAGGGCCGCGCGTTCGTCCGAATTTTTATCAATTGCCTTGATTAATTTTGCGGCTCATGGCAGGATTGATCAATGTGGCTCAGATTCTGCAAGGATAGTTCAGGGACAAGGGCGAGGAGGAAGCATGAATGAACATTATTATGCGATGATTTTAGCGGGCGGCGGGGGTTCGCGCTTATGGCCGTTATCACGCGGATCGAAACCGAAACAGATGCAAAAAATTGGCGGCGAGCGGAGCATGTTCCAACTGACGGTAGACCGTTTGACCGAGTCGCTTCCGATCGAGAACGTGTACGTCCTGACGACGGCGGCTCAAAGCGTCGAGCTGTCCGCGCAGGTTCCGGAAATCCCTGAAGAGAATTTTATTCTGGAATCAAAGCCGAAGGGAACGGCGAGCGTCATTGGTTTAGGCGCGGTTCATCTTATCCGCCGCGATCCTGACGCGGTTCTGGCGGTCCTGCCCTCGGATCATTTTATTAAGAACGGCAGGCTGTTTACCGAGCTGCTGGATCAGGCGTACGTCGCGGCGAAAGAC includes:
- a CDS encoding DNA protecting protein DprA, producing MFPDLKYRIAFSHIRGIGAVRFKLLAERFGSYEEAWRADLRALKEAGLPDSLVQAVLTERKKTDPDALVAAIERKGINVICIDDPMYPALLKEIAAPPPILYVRGMREVFARKAVAIVGTRMMTSYGKAVASETAKAMAESGVVVVSGLARGVDGAAHASALASSGDTIAVLGSGVDVIYPADHSHLAAQIVRHGALVSDYPPGTQPERQNFPPRNRIISGLSVCTIVIEAGEKSGSLITARFAAEQGREVFVVPGNLRAPQSVGTNRLIRDGARSMLSIEDVLSYLETASPSGTDRPFLPRQQQIAFEEPMEREIIELIQNEPLHVDEIARILKIPSGVLGAKMTLLELKGFIDQVAPNVYQKNLSLF